A region of Macadamia integrifolia cultivar HAES 741 unplaced genomic scaffold, SCU_Mint_v3 scaffold1667, whole genome shotgun sequence DNA encodes the following proteins:
- the LOC122064485 gene encoding GDSL esterase/lipase At5g45670-like: MDPVISKIWVAYALLWTWKLAITNVVVTATPQVPCYFIFGDSLVDNGNNNAITSLAKANYLPYGIDFPGGRPTGRFCNGKTTTDIIAQLLGFNDFIHPYANASDQDLLRGVNFASAAAGIRDETGQQLGGRISMNGQVRNYQAAVNRVVNILGDQNTAADHLSKCIYSVGMGSNDYLNNYFMPLYYSSSRQYTPQQWADVLIQQYSQQLRSLYNYGARKVVVIGVGQIGCSPNELAQNSPNGQTCVERINSANRMFNDRLISLVDDFNNNQQGAKFIYINAYGIFEDMLKNPSANGFRVTNRGCCGVGRNNGQITCLPLQTPCPNRKEYIFWDAFHPTEAANVIIARRSYSASSPSDAHPIDISKLAQL; encoded by the exons ATGGATCCTGTTATCAGCAAAATATGGGTGGCTTATGCGTTGCTATGGACATGGAAATTGGCAATTACAAATGTGGTTGTCACAGCAACGCCTCAAGTTCCATGTTACTTCATCTTCGGAGATTCTCTAGTCGACAATGGCAACAACAATGCCATTACTTCCCTTGCCAAGGCCAATTACCTGCCCTATGGCATCGACTTCCCTGGTGGACGACCAACCGGAAGATTCTGTAACGGAAAAACCACCACAGACATCATTG CTCAACTCTTGGGTTTCAACGATTTTATTCATCCCTATGCAAACGCAAGCGACCAAGACCTACTGAGAGGAGTGAATTTCGCATCTGCAGCTGCTGGAATACGAGATGAGACCGGACAGCAACTG GGTGGGAGGATCAGTATGAATGGTCAAGTAAGGAATTACCAAGCTGCAGTGAATCGAGTTGTAAACATATTAGGGGATCAGAATACAGCAGCAGATCACCTAAGCAAATGTATCTACTCAGTTGGAATGGGTAGCAATGACTACCTTAATAACTACTTTATGCCATTGTATTACTCTTCCAGCCGTCAATACACGCCACAACAATGGGCCGATGTTCTTATCCAGCAATACTCTCAGCAATTAAGG AGTTTGTACAATTACGGGGCAAGGAAGGTGGTTGTAATAGGAGTAGGTCAGATTGGATGCAGCCCAAATGAACTAGCTCAAAATAGTCCTAATGGGCAAACATGTGTGGAGAGAATCAATAGCGCAAATCGTATGTTCAATGACAGGCTTATATCTCTTGTTGATGACTTCAACAACAATCAACAAGGCGCGAAATTTATCTACATAAACGCCTACGGAATTTTTGAGGACATGTTGAAGAACCCTTCAGCTAATG GATTTAGGGTTACAAACAGAGGATGCTGCGGGGTGGGAAGAAACAATGGTCAAATAACATGTCTTCCTCTTCAAACTCCATGCCCAAACAGAAAGGAGTATATATTTTGGGATGCATTTCATCCTACGGAAGCAGCTAATGTGATCATTGCTAGGAGGTCATACAGTGCTTCATCTCCTTCTGATGCTCATCCCATTGATATCAGCAAGTTGGCTCAACTCTAG